In Janibacter alkaliphilus, the following proteins share a genomic window:
- a CDS encoding phosphatidate cytidylyltransferase — protein MSDGQDATVTRTGARHRQGAPRSGSTSRAGRNLPAAIATGVTLGAAVALSVFTDRRFFVGVICVALVLAVWEMRQAFAEQALRVPLVPVAIGAVCMTVGAYASGPEALVLATTLTCVAVLVWRVADGAAGSGRDVGAGVLVTLYPCFLGGFAALMAAEPQGQWRILVFILLVVLSDIGGYAVGVLVGRHPMAPALSPKKSWEGMAGSVLTSALGGAILIPLLFDGGQWWQGALLGAVVAPVATIGDLVESSIKRHLGVKDMSNILPGHGGIMDRLDSLALAAPFVWAVLRAVAPV, from the coding sequence GTGAGCGACGGGCAGGACGCGACGGTGACCCGGACGGGCGCCCGGCACCGCCAGGGCGCCCCGCGCTCGGGCTCGACCAGCCGGGCGGGCCGCAACCTGCCCGCGGCGATCGCCACCGGGGTCACCCTGGGGGCCGCGGTCGCGCTGTCCGTCTTCACCGACCGGCGCTTCTTCGTCGGCGTCATCTGCGTCGCGCTCGTGCTGGCCGTCTGGGAGATGCGCCAGGCCTTCGCCGAGCAGGCGCTGCGGGTGCCGCTGGTGCCGGTCGCCATCGGCGCCGTGTGCATGACCGTCGGGGCCTACGCCTCCGGACCCGAGGCGCTGGTGCTGGCGACCACGCTCACCTGCGTCGCCGTGCTCGTCTGGCGGGTGGCCGACGGCGCGGCCGGCTCGGGCCGGGACGTCGGCGCCGGGGTGCTGGTCACCCTCTACCCCTGCTTCCTCGGCGGCTTCGCCGCGCTCATGGCGGCCGAGCCGCAGGGGCAGTGGCGGATCCTCGTCTTCATCCTGCTCGTCGTCCTCTCCGACATCGGCGGCTACGCCGTCGGGGTCCTCGTCGGCCGGCACCCGATGGCCCCCGCGCTGTCGCCGAAGAAGTCCTGGGAGGGCATGGCCGGGTCCGTGCTGACCAGCGCCCTGGGCGGGGCGATCCTCATCCCGCTGCTCTTCGACGGCGGGCAGTGGTGGCAGGGCGCGCTGCTCGGCGCGGTGGTCGCCCCGGTGGCCACCATCGGCGACCTCGTCGAGTCGAGCATCAAGCGTCACCTCGGGGTCAAGGACATGTCGAACATCCTCCCCGGGCACGGCGGGATCATGGACCGCCTCGACTCGCTCGCCCTGGCCGCCCCCTTCGTCTGGGCAGTGCTGCGGGCCGTCGCCCCCGTCTAG
- the pyrH gene encoding UMP kinase, with product MTTTAPADRYDPDAPGGYRRVLLKLSGEVFGGGKVGVAPEVVKEVAGQIADAARQGVQVAIVIGGGNFFRGAQLQEQGMDRTRADYMGMLGTVMNCLALQDFLEKAGIDTRVQTAITMGQVAEPYIPRRAIRHLEKGRVVIFGAGAGMPFFSTDTVSAQRALEIKCDAVLMSKNGVDGVYDSDPRTNPAARKLDQVSYEEALRNGLKVVDAAAFSLCAENNLRMVVFSMEGQGNITRALLGEPIGTLVHA from the coding sequence ATGACCACGACCGCGCCCGCGGACCGGTACGACCCCGACGCCCCCGGCGGCTACCGCCGGGTCCTGCTCAAGCTCTCCGGCGAGGTCTTCGGCGGCGGCAAGGTCGGGGTGGCCCCCGAGGTGGTCAAGGAGGTCGCCGGCCAGATCGCCGACGCCGCCCGGCAGGGCGTGCAGGTGGCCATCGTCATCGGCGGCGGCAACTTCTTCCGCGGCGCCCAGCTGCAGGAGCAGGGCATGGACCGCACCCGCGCCGACTACATGGGCATGCTCGGCACGGTGATGAACTGCCTGGCGCTGCAGGACTTCCTGGAGAAGGCGGGCATCGACACCCGGGTGCAGACCGCGATCACCATGGGTCAGGTCGCCGAGCCGTACATCCCGCGGCGGGCGATCCGCCACCTCGAGAAGGGCCGCGTGGTGATCTTCGGCGCCGGCGCCGGGATGCCCTTCTTCTCCACCGACACGGTCAGCGCCCAGCGCGCCCTGGAGATCAAGTGCGACGCCGTGCTGATGTCCAAGAACGGCGTGGACGGGGTCTACGACTCCGACCCGCGGACCAACCCGGCCGCCCGCAAGCTCGACCAGGTCAGCTACGAGGAGGCGCTGCGCAACGGCCTCAAGGTCGTCGACGCCGCCGCCTTCAGCCTGTGCGCCGAGAACAACCTGCGGATGGTCGTCTTCAGCATGGAGGGCCAGGGCAACATCACCCGGGCCCTGCTCGGCGAGCCCATCGGCACCCTGGTGCACGCCTGA
- the rpsB gene encoding 30S ribosomal protein S2 codes for MAVVTMRQLLESGVHFGHQTRRWNPKMKRFIMTERNGIYIIDLQQSLTYINDAYDFVKQTVAHGGTILFVGTKKQAQTPIAEQALRVGMPYVNHRWLGGMLTNFQTISKRLTRLKELEEIDFDTVAGSGYTKKELLLLQREKDKLEKTLGGIRNMTKVPSAVWIVDTKKEHLAVDEARKLGLPVIAILDTNCDPDEVDYKVPGNDDAIRSVTLLTRVVADAVAEGLITRGGGDTAGEAQGTEAEPMAEWERELLAGEQAAETTEAAAETTEAPAAEAAEAPAAPAAETAEAPAAEAPAEQPAQAEQA; via the coding sequence ATGGCCGTCGTCACCATGCGCCAGCTCCTCGAGAGCGGCGTCCACTTCGGGCACCAGACCCGTCGCTGGAACCCCAAGATGAAGCGCTTCATCATGACCGAGCGCAACGGCATCTACATCATCGACCTGCAGCAGTCGCTGACCTACATCAACGACGCCTACGACTTCGTCAAGCAGACGGTCGCGCACGGCGGGACGATCCTCTTCGTCGGCACGAAGAAGCAGGCCCAGACCCCGATCGCCGAGCAGGCGCTGCGGGTCGGGATGCCCTACGTCAACCACCGCTGGCTCGGCGGCATGCTGACCAACTTCCAGACGATCTCCAAGCGGCTGACCCGCCTCAAGGAGCTCGAGGAGATCGACTTCGACACCGTCGCCGGCTCCGGCTACACCAAGAAGGAGCTGCTGCTCCTCCAGCGCGAGAAGGACAAGCTGGAGAAGACCCTCGGCGGCATCCGGAACATGACCAAGGTGCCCTCGGCGGTGTGGATCGTCGACACCAAGAAGGAGCACCTCGCGGTCGACGAGGCCCGCAAGCTCGGCCTGCCGGTCATCGCCATCCTCGACACCAACTGCGACCCGGACGAGGTCGACTACAAGGTGCCGGGCAACGACGACGCGATCCGCTCGGTCACCCTGCTGACCCGGGTCGTCGCCGACGCCGTCGCCGAGGGCCTGATCACCCGTGGCGGTGGCGACACCGCCGGCGAGGCCCAGGGCACCGAGGCCGAGCCGATGGCCGAGTGGGAGCGCGAGCTGCTCGCCGGCGAGCAGGCCGCCGAGACCACCGAGGCTGCCGCGGAGACCACCGAGGCTCCGGCTGCCGAGGCCGCCGAGGCCCCCGCCGCCCCGGCTGCCGAGACCGCCGAGGCGCCCGCCGCCGAGGCCCCGGCCGAGCAGCCCGCCCAGGCCGAGCAGGCCTGA
- a CDS encoding ABC transporter substrate-binding protein — protein sequence MRHIRLRAAVAASTAALVLAGCGAGGRDDSEGGGGEGDTTGVTDSTIKIGTHQPLTGVAAPGYSEINTGVKAYLDYVNEAGGIHGREIEYTVKDDAYNPTNTSKVVDELVLQDEVFAIVGGLGTPTHSAVVEYLNNEEVPDLFVSSGAQLWGNDPEARPMTFGWQPDYEIEGKIMGQYIAENMPDAKVGLFLQGDELGEDGEAGLRRYIDDQIVQTVEYASGNTDIGPQMQKLKSSGADLVIGFNTPSYTALSQLAAMQLNYEPDWMYTNVGSDPELVGSLLAEFSEGSVDDDASALDDVMTTEYIPSTKDTEDPWVQLWEKVWEEQGGEGELTNYRIYGMSYAYSFVSALQAAGEDLTRERIVEVIEQDGANWDGPQLAPYRYSEDNHLGITGMRVSELQSGKGEPLTEVLVTDIGDGDITEEDSDESEDSPPEDGVPDVEVLE from the coding sequence ATGAGACACATCCGACTGCGGGCGGCGGTCGCCGCGAGCACCGCAGCTCTCGTGCTGGCCGGTTGCGGTGCCGGCGGCCGCGACGACTCCGAGGGTGGTGGCGGCGAGGGCGACACCACCGGCGTCACCGACTCGACGATCAAGATCGGCACCCACCAGCCGCTCACCGGCGTGGCCGCCCCCGGCTACTCCGAGATCAACACCGGGGTCAAGGCCTACCTCGACTACGTCAACGAGGCCGGCGGCATCCACGGGCGCGAGATCGAGTACACCGTCAAGGACGACGCCTACAACCCCACCAACACCTCGAAGGTGGTCGACGAGCTGGTCCTGCAGGACGAGGTCTTCGCCATCGTCGGTGGTCTGGGCACCCCGACGCACAGCGCCGTCGTGGAGTACCTCAACAACGAGGAGGTGCCCGACCTCTTCGTCTCCTCCGGCGCCCAGCTCTGGGGCAACGACCCCGAGGCCCGCCCGATGACGTTCGGCTGGCAGCCGGACTACGAGATCGAGGGCAAGATCATGGGGCAGTACATCGCCGAGAACATGCCCGACGCCAAGGTGGGGCTCTTCCTCCAGGGCGACGAGCTCGGCGAGGACGGCGAGGCCGGTCTGCGCCGGTACATCGACGACCAGATCGTCCAGACGGTCGAGTACGCCTCCGGCAACACCGACATCGGTCCGCAGATGCAGAAGCTGAAGTCCTCCGGCGCCGACCTCGTCATCGGCTTCAACACCCCCAGCTACACGGCGCTGAGCCAGCTGGCGGCGATGCAGCTGAACTACGAGCCGGACTGGATGTACACCAACGTCGGCTCCGACCCCGAGCTCGTCGGCAGCCTGCTGGCCGAGTTCTCCGAGGGCTCGGTGGACGACGACGCCAGCGCGCTGGACGACGTCATGACCACCGAGTACATCCCCAGCACCAAGGACACCGAGGACCCCTGGGTGCAGCTGTGGGAAAAGGTCTGGGAGGAGCAGGGCGGTGAGGGCGAGCTGACCAACTACCGGATCTACGGCATGTCCTACGCCTACTCCTTCGTCTCCGCGCTGCAGGCGGCCGGCGAGGACCTGACCCGCGAGCGGATCGTCGAGGTCATCGAGCAGGACGGCGCGAACTGGGACGGTCCGCAGCTGGCCCCGTACCGCTACAGCGAGGACAACCACCTGGGCATCACCGGGATGCGGGTCTCCGAGCTGCAGAGCGGCAAGGGCGAGCCGCTGACCGAGGTGCTGGTCACCGACATCGGTGACGGCGACATCACCGAGGAGGACTCCGACGAGTCCGAGGACTCCCCGCCGGAGGACGGCGTCCCGGACGTCGAGGTGCTCGAGTAA
- a CDS encoding L-aspartate oxidase, with amino-acid sequence MTASAEEPPVIVVGAGLAGLSVALRLAPQPCVVLSPTRLGLGAASAWAQGGLAAALGADDSPALHAQDTIAAGAGLCDPAVVRSVTAAAPEAVRWLQALGARFDGDEGRFDLGLEGGHRRRRVVHAAGDGSGAEILRAVLDAVARTPSITVHEDTRVVELDLSPDGAVRGVLTRGPRGTELLRSARVVLATGGSGGLWGCTTNPLTATGSGLALAARAGAALRDLEMVQLHPTALDVGVDPAPLVSEAVRGAGAVLVTGSGERLLSGDGDLAPRDVVARAVDAELRRGGRVLLDATGGVAAGFPALVAACRRAGLDPDREPVPVRPAAHYHCGGVLVDDRGRTTVPGLWAVGEVASTGLHGANRLASSSLLEAVVCGGLVAADLAEDDEHAARWVAPGRGVTPGPARPLPARAPRWLRTLMDRHLGVVRDGPGLALATGTLQRRLDRVGLDGLDDPSLVALLVARSACAREESRGGHLRRDRPGTDALARHTFIDRAAVSAPATTTVAPPMTARRSA; translated from the coding sequence GTGACGGCATCAGCGGAGGAGCCGCCGGTCATCGTCGTCGGCGCCGGGCTGGCCGGGCTGAGCGTCGCGCTGCGGCTCGCCCCGCAGCCGTGCGTGGTGCTCTCCCCGACCCGGCTCGGGCTGGGCGCGGCGAGCGCCTGGGCCCAGGGCGGGCTGGCCGCCGCGCTCGGCGCGGACGACTCCCCCGCGCTGCATGCGCAGGACACCATCGCGGCCGGCGCCGGGCTGTGCGACCCCGCGGTGGTGCGCTCGGTCACCGCCGCGGCGCCGGAGGCGGTCCGGTGGCTGCAGGCCCTCGGGGCCCGCTTCGACGGCGACGAGGGACGGTTCGACCTCGGTCTCGAAGGGGGCCACCGTCGCCGCCGGGTGGTGCACGCCGCCGGTGACGGCAGCGGCGCCGAGATCCTGCGGGCCGTGCTCGATGCCGTCGCCCGCACCCCGTCGATCACCGTGCACGAGGACACCCGGGTGGTCGAGCTGGACCTCTCCCCCGACGGCGCGGTCCGCGGGGTGCTGACCCGCGGCCCGCGCGGCACCGAGCTGCTGCGGTCCGCTCGCGTCGTGCTGGCCACCGGCGGCAGCGGCGGTCTGTGGGGCTGCACCACCAACCCGCTGACCGCGACCGGCTCCGGCCTCGCGCTGGCGGCCCGGGCCGGCGCGGCCCTGCGCGACCTGGAGATGGTCCAGCTCCACCCGACGGCGCTGGACGTCGGCGTGGACCCGGCGCCGCTGGTCAGCGAGGCGGTGCGCGGGGCCGGTGCGGTGCTCGTCACCGGCTCCGGCGAGCGGCTGCTCTCCGGCGACGGCGACCTGGCGCCGCGGGACGTCGTCGCTCGCGCCGTGGACGCCGAGCTGCGCCGGGGCGGCCGGGTGCTGCTGGACGCCACCGGCGGTGTCGCCGCGGGCTTCCCGGCGCTGGTGGCCGCCTGCCGCCGGGCGGGGCTCGACCCGGACCGGGAGCCGGTCCCGGTGCGCCCGGCGGCGCACTACCACTGCGGCGGTGTCCTCGTCGACGACCGCGGCCGCACCACCGTGCCCGGGCTGTGGGCCGTCGGCGAGGTCGCCTCGACCGGGCTGCACGGCGCCAACCGGCTGGCCAGCAGCTCGCTGCTCGAGGCGGTCGTCTGCGGCGGCCTGGTCGCGGCGGACCTGGCCGAGGACGACGAGCACGCGGCACGGTGGGTCGCACCGGGTCGCGGCGTCACGCCCGGACCGGCGCGCCCGCTCCCGGCGCGGGCACCGCGCTGGCTGCGCACCCTCATGGACCGGCATCTCGGTGTGGTCCGGGACGGCCCCGGGCTCGCCCTCGCCACCGGCACCCTGCAGCGCCGGCTGGACCGCGTCGGCCTGGACGGGCTGGACGACCCCAGCCTGGTCGCGCTGCTCGTCGCCCGCAGCGCCTGTGCGCGCGAGGAGTCCCGGGGCGGGCACCTGCGCCGGGACCGCCCCGGCACGGACGCGCTCGCCCGGCACACGTTCATCGACCGGGCCGCGGTGTCGGCCCCGGCGACGACCACCGTCGCGCCGCCCATGACCGCCAGGAGGAGCGCATGA
- the tsf gene encoding translation elongation factor Ts, giving the protein MANYTAADIKALREATGAGMMDVKKALEEAEGDSAKATEILRVKGQKGVTKREGRTTSNGLVAAKAEGGVGTLVEVLCETDFVAKGEKFGELAGTVLAAAVDSKAGDADTLLAATVDGQSIQAILDDANATIGEKIEVKRVARVEAPTVVAYLHKTSPDLPAQVGVIVGAEGGDEQVARDVAMHVAALAPSVLTRDEVDAATVENERRIAEDTAKEEGKPEQALPKIVEGRVNGYYKENVLLDQAFAKEPKKTVQKVLDEAGASVTGFARFRVGS; this is encoded by the coding sequence ATGGCGAACTACACCGCCGCTGACATCAAGGCGCTCCGCGAGGCGACCGGCGCCGGCATGATGGACGTCAAGAAGGCGCTCGAGGAGGCCGAGGGCGACTCCGCCAAGGCCACCGAGATCCTCCGGGTCAAGGGCCAGAAGGGCGTCACCAAGCGCGAGGGCCGGACCACCTCCAACGGTCTGGTCGCCGCGAAGGCCGAGGGGGGCGTCGGCACCCTCGTCGAGGTCCTCTGCGAGACCGACTTCGTCGCCAAGGGCGAGAAGTTCGGCGAGCTCGCCGGCACCGTGCTGGCCGCGGCCGTCGACAGCAAGGCCGGCGACGCCGACACCCTGCTGGCCGCGACCGTCGACGGGCAGAGCATCCAGGCGATCCTCGACGACGCCAACGCCACCATCGGCGAGAAGATCGAGGTCAAGCGGGTCGCCCGCGTCGAGGCGCCGACCGTCGTCGCCTACCTGCACAAGACCAGCCCCGACCTGCCCGCGCAGGTCGGCGTGATCGTCGGCGCCGAGGGCGGCGACGAGCAGGTCGCCCGCGACGTGGCCATGCACGTGGCCGCGCTCGCCCCGAGCGTGCTCACCCGCGACGAGGTCGACGCGGCCACGGTGGAGAACGAGCGCCGCATCGCCGAGGACACCGCCAAGGAGGAGGGCAAGCCCGAGCAGGCCCTCCCGAAGATCGTCGAGGGCCGGGTCAACGGCTACTACAAGGAGAACGTCCTGCTCGACCAGGCGTTCGCCAAGGAGCCCAAGAAGACCGTGCAGAAGGTGCTCGACGAGGCCGGGGCCAGCGTCACCGGCTTCGCCCGCTTCCGCGTCGGCTCCTGA
- the frr gene encoding ribosome recycling factor: protein MIEDALLEAEEKMEKAVDVAKDNFAGIRTGRVNPGLFSGVLVDYYGAPTPLQQLASFQTPEARTLLITPFDKGSMQAIEAALRDSDLGANPSNDGTVIRITMPELTEERRKEYIKLAHSQGEDAKIAIRHVRRSGKDTIDKLVKDGDVGEDDGTRGEKELDALTKKYTDTVDALLKRKEAELSEV from the coding sequence ATGATCGAGGACGCTCTGCTCGAGGCCGAGGAGAAGATGGAGAAGGCCGTCGACGTGGCCAAGGACAACTTCGCCGGGATCCGCACCGGCCGGGTCAACCCGGGCCTCTTCAGCGGGGTGCTCGTCGACTACTACGGCGCCCCCACCCCGCTGCAGCAGCTGGCCTCCTTCCAGACCCCGGAGGCCCGCACGCTGCTCATCACCCCCTTCGACAAGGGCTCGATGCAGGCCATCGAGGCCGCGCTGCGCGACTCCGACCTCGGCGCCAACCCGAGCAACGACGGCACGGTCATCCGGATCACCATGCCGGAGCTGACCGAGGAGCGCCGCAAGGAGTACATCAAGCTCGCGCACAGCCAGGGCGAGGACGCCAAGATCGCCATCCGGCACGTGCGCCGCTCCGGCAAGGACACCATCGACAAGCTCGTCAAGGACGGCGACGTCGGCGAGGACGACGGCACCCGCGGCGAGAAGGAGCTCGACGCCCTCACCAAGAAGTACACCGACACCGTGGACGCGCTGCTCAAGCGCAAGGAAGCCGAGCTCTCCGAGGTCTGA
- the nadA gene encoding quinolinate synthase NadA: MSTLPTSPTDDAVARTADLYERVRHVVPAVEWAAFAEDVEAILALKQQKDAVVLAHNYQTPEIFHCVSDIVGDSLALAREAQHVDAEVIVLAGVHFMAETAKLLNPAKRVLVPDLRAGCSLAESITAADVRGLRAQHPGVPVVTYVNTSAEVKAESDICCTSGNAVAVIESLGTDRVIMIPDEFLARNVAAQTGVEVITWPGRCEVHERFTPGDVRQLRAEHPEALVLAHPECSPEVVAEAHGSGSTAQMLDLVQVRRPPQVALITECSMSDNVSAQHPDIDFVRPCNICPHMRRSTLGTIRRALETGTHEVTVPDDVAERARRAVERMLAL, from the coding sequence ATGAGCACCCTTCCCACCTCCCCCACCGACGACGCGGTCGCCCGCACCGCCGATCTCTACGAGCGGGTGCGCCACGTGGTTCCGGCGGTCGAGTGGGCCGCCTTCGCCGAGGACGTCGAGGCGATCCTCGCGCTCAAGCAGCAGAAGGACGCCGTGGTGCTGGCGCACAACTACCAGACCCCGGAGATCTTCCACTGCGTCTCCGACATCGTCGGCGACTCGCTGGCGCTGGCCCGCGAGGCCCAGCACGTCGACGCCGAGGTGATCGTGCTGGCCGGGGTGCACTTCATGGCCGAGACCGCCAAGCTGCTCAACCCGGCCAAGCGGGTGCTCGTGCCGGACCTGCGCGCCGGCTGCTCGCTGGCCGAGTCGATCACCGCGGCCGACGTGCGCGGGCTGCGGGCGCAGCACCCGGGCGTCCCGGTGGTGACCTACGTCAACACCTCGGCCGAGGTGAAGGCGGAGAGCGACATCTGCTGCACCTCGGGCAACGCGGTGGCGGTCATCGAGTCGCTCGGCACCGACCGGGTGATCATGATCCCGGACGAGTTCCTCGCCCGTAACGTCGCCGCGCAGACCGGTGTCGAGGTGATCACCTGGCCGGGCCGCTGCGAGGTGCACGAGCGCTTCACCCCCGGTGACGTGCGCCAGCTGCGTGCCGAGCACCCGGAGGCGCTGGTGCTGGCGCACCCGGAGTGCTCCCCCGAGGTCGTCGCCGAGGCGCACGGCTCGGGCTCGACCGCCCAGATGCTCGACCTCGTGCAGGTGCGGCGCCCGCCGCAGGTGGCCCTGATCACCGAGTGCTCGATGAGCGACAACGTCTCCGCGCAGCACCCGGACATCGACTTCGTGCGTCCCTGCAACATCTGCCCGCACATGCGCCGCAGCACCCTCGGCACGATCCGTCGAGCCCTGGAGACCGGCACCCACGAGGTGACCGTGCCCGACGACGTGGCCGAGAGGGCCCGTCGCGCGGTCGAGCGGATGCTCGCCCTGTGA
- the nadC gene encoding carboxylating nicotinate-nucleotide diphosphorylase gives MSLDPLPDVITGPVIRAALAEDLGRAGDLTTDAVVPADQRATVAVTAREPGVVAGSDLLAPTFAALDPAARVDLARADGGRIGAGEVIATVSGPARALLTGERVALNLLGHLSGVATATAALVEAVAGTGTSVCCTRKTTPGLRALEKHAVRAGGGVNHRFGLDDAVLVKDNHLAVAGSVTEAVRRVRARVGHLVSVEVEVDTLDQLAELLADPVDAVLLDNMDPGTLAEAVRMVDRRMVTEASGRVTAETAGALAASGVDLISVGWITHSAPVLDVGLDSVPER, from the coding sequence ATGAGTCTCGATCCGCTGCCCGACGTCATCACCGGCCCGGTGATCAGGGCCGCCCTGGCCGAGGATCTCGGCCGGGCCGGCGACCTGACGACCGACGCGGTCGTGCCGGCCGACCAGCGGGCCACCGTCGCCGTCACCGCCCGGGAGCCGGGCGTCGTCGCCGGGAGCGACCTGCTGGCCCCGACCTTCGCGGCCCTCGATCCGGCGGCGCGCGTCGACCTCGCCCGGGCCGACGGCGGGCGGATCGGCGCCGGTGAGGTGATCGCCACCGTGTCCGGCCCGGCCCGGGCGCTGCTGACCGGGGAGCGGGTGGCGCTCAACCTGCTCGGCCACCTCAGCGGCGTCGCCACCGCCACCGCGGCGCTCGTCGAGGCCGTGGCGGGCACCGGCACGTCGGTGTGCTGCACCCGCAAGACCACGCCCGGGCTGCGCGCCCTGGAGAAGCACGCGGTGCGGGCCGGCGGCGGGGTCAACCACCGCTTCGGTCTCGACGACGCCGTGCTGGTCAAGGACAACCACCTGGCGGTGGCCGGGTCGGTCACCGAGGCGGTGCGGCGGGTGCGCGCGCGGGTGGGGCACCTGGTGAGCGTCGAGGTCGAGGTGGACACCCTCGACCAGCTCGCCGAGCTGCTGGCCGACCCGGTGGACGCGGTGCTGCTGGACAACATGGACCCGGGGACTCTCGCCGAGGCGGTGCGCATGGTGGACCGGCGGATGGTGACCGAGGCCTCCGGACGGGTGACCGCCGAGACGGCCGGCGCGCTGGCCGCGAGCGGGGTGGACCTGATCTCCGTCGGCTGGATCACGCACAGCGCCCCGGTGCTCGACGTCGGCCTGGACAGCGTGCCGGAGCGGTGA
- a CDS encoding NUDIX hydrolase — protein MDDPAPTPMSAQASEQVSTELVAVLTAVVGDTPVVLTTGTGSQLPSGPLRSDHRSMQAGLRAWVEQQTGHRLGYVEQLYTFADQGREARPTRTISVSYLGLTRTEGGPAWQDWYACFPWEDQRTVRDGNTPGRQVLQQDVLPRVQAWVAAADGEQRRQRARRAAVCFALDGLPWAPELALQRYELLYEIGALPESGASDVVPGVAMTGDHRRILATGLSRLRAKIQYRPVVFELVPDPFTLGRLQAVVEALAGQPVHKQNFRRLVTGQDLVEETGETSTETGGRPARLYRFRRSVLDERQVAGTKLPSAR, from the coding sequence GTGGACGACCCGGCCCCGACCCCGATGAGCGCGCAGGCGAGCGAGCAGGTGAGCACCGAGCTCGTCGCCGTGCTCACCGCGGTCGTCGGCGACACCCCGGTGGTGCTGACCACCGGCACCGGGAGCCAGCTGCCGTCCGGCCCGCTGCGCTCGGACCACCGGTCGATGCAGGCCGGGCTGCGGGCCTGGGTGGAGCAGCAGACCGGCCACCGCCTCGGCTACGTCGAGCAGCTCTACACCTTCGCCGACCAGGGCCGTGAGGCCCGCCCGACCCGGACGATCTCGGTCTCCTACCTCGGGCTCACCCGCACCGAGGGCGGGCCCGCCTGGCAGGACTGGTACGCCTGCTTCCCCTGGGAGGACCAGCGGACCGTCCGGGACGGCAACACCCCCGGGCGGCAGGTGCTGCAGCAGGATGTGCTGCCCCGGGTGCAGGCCTGGGTCGCCGCGGCCGACGGGGAGCAGCGCCGGCAGCGCGCCCGCCGGGCGGCGGTCTGCTTCGCCCTGGACGGGCTGCCCTGGGCGCCCGAGCTCGCGCTGCAGCGCTACGAGCTGCTCTACGAGATCGGCGCGCTGCCCGAGTCCGGGGCGAGCGACGTCGTCCCCGGCGTGGCGATGACCGGCGACCACCGCCGCATCCTGGCCACCGGGCTCTCCCGGCTGCGGGCGAAGATCCAGTACCGACCGGTGGTCTTCGAGCTGGTCCCGGACCCCTTCACCCTGGGCCGGCTGCAGGCGGTCGTCGAGGCGCTGGCCGGCCAGCCGGTGCACAAGCAGAACTTCCGGCGCCTGGTCACCGGCCAGGACCTCGTCGAGGAGACCGGCGAGACCTCCACCGAGACCGGCGGCCGCCCGGCCCGGCTCTACCGCTTCCGCCGCTCGGTCCTCGACGAGCGCCAGGTCGCCGGCACCAAGCTGCCCAGCGCCCGCTGA
- a CDS encoding antibiotic biosynthesis monooxygenase produces the protein MSASTPAPARPVTVAITRQVRPEDEILMQAWADAGSTMARRFDGFLGSGWVRPAAGSLDWHMLYRFASPAHLEAWEQSRERQRWLASGQGLVQATRVEHRTGIEGWFDEPEERRAEDLGQRPPPAPPRWKQMVVIFTAFFPTSLALAYLLAPVTDGWPVVGRVLLTCAVAIPWMTYVFLPFVTRLYLPWTTGRPRR, from the coding sequence GTGAGCGCCAGCACCCCCGCCCCGGCCCGTCCGGTCACCGTCGCCATCACCCGGCAGGTCCGTCCCGAGGACGAGATCCTCATGCAGGCCTGGGCCGATGCCGGCTCGACGATGGCTCGGCGGTTCGACGGCTTCCTCGGCTCGGGGTGGGTGCGGCCGGCGGCCGGCTCGCTGGACTGGCACATGCTCTACCGGTTCGCCTCGCCGGCGCACCTGGAGGCGTGGGAGCAGTCCCGGGAGCGGCAGCGCTGGCTGGCCTCGGGCCAGGGTCTGGTGCAGGCGACCCGGGTGGAGCACCGCACCGGGATCGAGGGCTGGTTCGACGAGCCGGAGGAGCGCCGCGCCGAGGACCTGGGTCAGCGGCCGCCGCCGGCACCGCCGCGGTGGAAGCAGATGGTGGTCATCTTCACCGCCTTCTTCCCCACCAGCCTCGCGCTGGCCTACCTGCTGGCGCCGGTGACCGACGGCTGGCCGGTGGTGGGCCGGGTGCTGCTCACCTGCGCGGTGGCGATCCCGTGGATGACCTACGTCTTCCTCCCCTTCGTCACCCGGCTCTACCTGCCCTGGACCACCGGGCGCCCGCGGCGCTAG